Proteins encoded together in one Oncorhynchus mykiss isolate Arlee chromosome 7, USDA_OmykA_1.1, whole genome shotgun sequence window:
- the adamts1 gene encoding A disintegrin and metalloproteinase with thrombospondin motifs 1 encodes MMWFVCVSFCLITALCVSAAHGTWEESTVVPVRLDPVRPEREAEQGRTLSVEEREKESEMRVYRLDVFGKRVVLELEPDQTFLAPGFVFHVVGSPELQAQRESDSSTAETQCFFSGTVNGEEDSAAALNLCHGLRGGFYLQGEEYFIYPNNSTDAQPIDGDLHLIRRRGQASFAEESSSKCGVNEDEDRLPENQETKVDHGTTNSDHTAHHQRSKRFVSTPRFVEIMIVADQSMAEFHGAGLKPYLLTIMAVASRLYRHPTIHNSISLAVVKLLVVYEEESGPQVSSNAALTLRNFCQWQRQHNPPSDRHPEHYDTAVLFTRTDLCGAHSCDTLGMADVGTVCDPERSCSIIEDDGLQAAFTVAHELGHVFNMPHDDSKQCASVNGDHWGSHMMASTLSNLDQLQPWSPCSALMVTSFMDNGHGQCLLDKPQKSQPLPATLPGTVYDADRQCRLTFGEESQHCPDLSTTCVALWCTVTTTNGLLVCQTKNFPWADGTLCGHDSFCLAGHCLSKTEAARHQTPVNGAWGVWGPWGDCSRTCDGGVQYSFRDCDNPLPKNGGKYCEGKRIQYRSCNTEICPGSNGVSFREEQCLAHNDISSQVSFGSGEGVEWVPKYAGVSPKDRCKLVCRAKGTGYFFILKPKVADGTPCSPDSTSVCVQGQCVKAGCDRIIGSSRRFDKCGVCGGNGSTCKKVSGALERARPGYQNVVTIPAGATHLDVKQRAPGGGRHDNSYLAVLRQDGTYLLNGDYKLMTLETDIALKGALLRYSGSSASLERLRSFSPLPEALTIQVLSVGDSPRPRVKYSYFAPRPALAPPSGGTVARRQSINAIRELGDAEWTLREWGPCSQSCGGGTQQREVLCLDPQGRPSRECPEELRPLASRPCATQPCPSWFLGEWSACSKSCGRGFRKRPLRCVGHNGRTLADESCDPKDRPRPLLDLCNQSTC; translated from the exons ATGATGTGGTTCGTTTGCGTCTCGTTCTGTTTGATTACCGCTCTGTGCGTGAGCGCGGCGCACGGCACATGGGAGGAAAGTACAGTTGTACCGGTCAGACTCGACCCGGTTCGGCCGGAGAGGGAAGCCGAGCAGGGCCGGACCCTTTCGGTagaggagcgagagaaggagTCGGAGATGCGGGTCTACCGGTTGGACGTATTTGGCAAACGGGTGGTCTTGGAGCTAGAGCCGGACCAGACCTTCCTGGCACCTGGGTTTGTGTTCCATGTGGTGGGGAGCCCGGAGTTGCAGGCGCAGCGGGAATCTGACAGCAGCACAGCCGAGACTCAGTGCTTCTTCTCGGGCACGGTGAACGGGGAGGAGGACTCCGCAGCTGCGCTCAACCTGTGCCACGGACTACGGGGCGGCTTCTACCTCCAAGGTGAAGAGTACTTCATCTATCCCAATAATTCGACTGATGCACAGCCTATTGATGGGGACCTCCACCTCATTCGCCGGAGAGGTCAGGCATCTTTTGCAGAGGAGAGCAGCTCAAAGTGTGGGGTCAACGAGGACGAGGACAGGTTGCCAGAGAATCAGGAGACAAAAGTAGACCATGGAACCACTAACTCAGACCACACAG CCCACCACCAGCGGTCCAAGCGCTTCGTGTCCACGCCCCGCTTCGTGGAGATCATGATAGTGGCCGATCAGTCCATGGCCGAGTTCCACGGTGCCGGGCTCAAGCCCTACCTGCTCACCATCATGGCGGTGGCATCGCGCCTCTACCGCCACCCCACCATCCACAACTCCATCAGCCTAGCCGTGGTCAAGCTCTTGGTTGTCTACGAGGAGGAGAGCGGCCCCCAGGTGTCGTCTAACGCTGCCCTGACCCTCCGCAACTTCTGCCAGTGGCAGCGGCAGCACAACCCGCCCAGCGACCGCCACCCAGAGCACTACGACACGGCCGTGCTCTTCACCCGAACG GACCTGTGCGGCGCCCACTCCTGTGACACGCTAGGCATGGCGGATGTGGGCACGGTGTGCGACCCGGAGAGGAGCTGCTCCATCATCGAGGACGACGGGTTGCAGGCGGCATTCACCGTGGCACACGAACTCG GCCACGTGTTCAACATGCCCCACGATGATTCCAAGCAGTGTGCCAGCGTCAACGGTGACCATTGGGGCTCGCACATGATGGCATCCACCCTGTCCAACCTGGACCAACTCCAGCCCTGGTCGCCTTGCTCCGCCCTCATGGTCACCTCCTTCATGGACAACGGACACGGCCAGTGCCTCTTGGACAAGCCCCAAAAGTCCCAGCCGCTGCCTGCCACGCTACCCGGAACCGTGTACGACGCTGACCGCCAATGTCGCCTGACCTTCGGGGAGGAGTCACAGCACTGTCCCGACCTGAGTACCACATGTGTGGCACTCTGGTGCACAGTGACCACAACCAACGGACTGCTGGTCTGTCAGACCAAGAACTTCCCGTGGGCTGATGGGACGCTGTGTGGCCATGACAGCTTCTGCCTGGCGGGACATTGTCTGAGCAAGACGGAGGCCGCTCGTCACCAG ACTCCAGTCAACGGTGCCTGGGGAGTATGGGGACCATGGGGAGACTGTTCCCGTACCTGCGACGGAGGGGTGCAGTACTCCTTCAGGGACTGTGATAACCCTCTGCCCAAAAACGGGGGCAAGTACTGTGAGGGCAAGAGGATCCAATATCGCTCCTGTAACACAGAAATCTGCCCTGGTAGCAATG GTGTGTCGTTCCGCGAGGAGCAGTGTCTGGCCCACAACGATATTTCATCACAGGTCTCATTCGGTTCGGGAGAGGGCGTGGAGTGGGTTCCCAAATATGCCGGCGTCTCGCCCAAAGACCGCTGCAAGCTGGTGTGCCGGGCCAAGGGCACAGGCTACTTCTTCATTCTGAAACCCAAG GTGGCTGACGGTACTCCCTGCAGCCCGGACTCCACCTCAGTGTGTGTGCAGGGTCAGTGTGTGAAGGCGGGCTGTGACCGAATCATCGGGTCCAGCCGTCGCTTCGACAAGTGCGGCGTGTGTGGAGGCAACGGCTCAACCTGCAAGAAAGTGTCGGGTGCCCTGGAGCGTGCCAG GCCTGGTTACCAGAACGTCGTGACCATCCCCGCTGGCGCCACTCACCTGGACGTGAAGCAACGTGCCCCCGGTGGTGGTCGCCATGACAACAGCTACCTGGCAGTATTGCGCCAGGACGGCACCTACCTCTTGAACGGCGACTACAAGCTGATGACTCTCGAAACAGACATCGCCCTCAAGGGGGCGTTGCTACGATACAGCGGTAGCTCCGCCTCCCTGGAGCGTCTACGCAGCTTCTCGCCCCTCCCCGAGGCCCTGACCATCCAGGTATTGTCTGTAGGCGACTCGCCCCGTCCCCGTGTCAAATACAGCTACTTTGCCCCGAGGCCCGCTTTGGCGCCACCTAGTGGTGGAACGGTGGCACGCCGCCAGTCCATCAATGCCATCCGGGAGCTGGGGGACGCTGAGTGGACCCTGCGGGAGTGGGGCCCATGCTCGCAGAGCTGTGGGGGCGGTACTCAACAGAGGGAGGTGCTGTGTCTGGATCCCCAGGGGCGGCCATCGCGGGAGTGCCCGGAGGAGCTGCGCCCGTTGGCTTCACGCCCTTGTGCCACACAACCCTGTCCTTCATGGTTCCTGGGGGAGTGGTCGGCGTGCTCCAAGAGCTGTGGCCGTGGGTTCCGCAAGCGCCCGCTACGCTGCGTGGGACACAACGGGCGTACGCTCGCCGACGAGAGCTGCGACCCCAAAGACAGGCCTCGACCTCTGCTGGACTTGTGCAACCAGAGCACCTGCTAA